In the genome of Paenibacillus antri, one region contains:
- a CDS encoding DUF58 domain-containing protein gives MRTHRWAALAVWALLGWGMAARGGFAFSFLFYSYSFIVAYGWAVRWIGLRGVRVTREVRCPDGSAPPDGAFEAGEEAIVEVTLRRPFALPVPWLVARERIGEAEHDLLHGPWWSTRATYRYALPLPSRGVFAFEPTELWAGDPFGIVQQRVRARGAANAEVIVAPRARRFGYEVEHAILSLGDGRASGSRRDGGERTDVRAYRDGDSLARVLWKRAARSDEWYVRTEEPPRAATETAVVVDAAVEAAADDCAEAAAGVLVALGVRRRAFRLYAAALAAGNAGGWRRRLAALEAAAPPPIRAGGATLGGASAVVVVAGGALRPETAALCREWQTGGRDVLLLLARGEPGVRAGDAAGDAAGGAELPEELASWLRRAGVRIAVTDAAGDRIASEGGGRDDDGRFSVPS, from the coding sequence ATGCGGACGCATCGGTGGGCCGCGCTGGCGGTATGGGCGTTGTTAGGGTGGGGAATGGCCGCGAGAGGCGGGTTCGCATTCTCCTTTTTGTTTTATTCGTACAGCTTCATCGTCGCTTACGGATGGGCCGTCCGCTGGATCGGGCTCCGCGGCGTTCGCGTCACCCGCGAGGTGCGGTGCCCGGACGGGTCCGCGCCGCCGGACGGCGCGTTCGAAGCGGGAGAAGAAGCGATCGTCGAGGTGACGCTGCGCCGGCCGTTCGCGCTGCCGGTTCCTTGGCTCGTCGCCCGCGAACGGATCGGCGAAGCGGAGCACGACTTGCTTCACGGTCCGTGGTGGTCGACGCGCGCGACGTATCGTTACGCGCTGCCGCTGCCGAGCCGGGGCGTGTTCGCCTTCGAGCCGACGGAACTGTGGGCGGGGGACCCGTTCGGCATCGTGCAGCAGCGCGTTCGCGCTCGGGGGGCGGCGAACGCTGAGGTGATCGTCGCGCCGCGGGCGCGGCGATTCGGGTATGAGGTGGAGCACGCGATCCTATCGCTCGGCGACGGACGGGCCTCCGGATCGCGGCGGGACGGCGGCGAGCGGACGGACGTACGCGCGTACCGCGACGGCGATTCGCTCGCCCGCGTGCTATGGAAGCGGGCGGCACGATCGGATGAGTGGTACGTCCGCACGGAGGAGCCGCCGCGCGCCGCGACGGAAACGGCGGTCGTCGTGGACGCCGCCGTCGAAGCGGCGGCGGACGATTGCGCCGAGGCGGCCGCGGGGGTGCTCGTCGCCCTCGGCGTGCGGCGGCGGGCGTTCCGGCTGTACGCCGCCGCCCTCGCCGCCGGCAACGCCGGCGGTTGGCGCCGGCGGTTGGCGGCGCTCGAAGCCGCCGCGCCGCCGCCGATTCGCGCCGGCGGGGCGACGCTGGGCGGCGCCTCCGCCGTCGTCGTCGTCGCGGGCGGCGCCCTGCGGCCGGAGACGGCGGCGCTGTGCCGCGAGTGGCAAACCGGCGGACGCGACGTGCTGCTCCTGCTCGCGCGCGGGGAACCCGGCGTTCGCGCCGGCGATGCGGCGGGCGATGCGGCGGGCGGCGCGGAGCTTCCGGAGGAGCTCGCGTCTTGGCTGCGCCGCGCGGGCGTCCGCATCGCCGTGACGGACGCCGCCGGCGACCGCATCGCTTCGGAAGGAGGCGGGCGCGATGACGACGGTCGGTTCTCCGTTCCTTCGTAA
- a CDS encoding alpha/beta fold hydrolase: protein MTHNDIALLFLHGFPFSPEMWAPQREAFEAQGFRVVAPDLRLETSPATMDEMADKAIAALDAAAGEAAKAVVIGFSMGGYVAFSLLERYGDRVAGLALADTRAEADSEEGKAGRRALAANALEQGPQAAVDAMLHKLLSPKTTDRRPDVRREAERIMLSASPAAIAAAALGMAARQDRTASLGGIRVPTLVIVGEDDAITPPDVAEKMAGAIPGAALRVVPEAGHLSNLERPELFNEALSAWLSKL from the coding sequence ATGACGCACAACGATATTGCTTTACTGTTCCTGCATGGATTCCCGTTCAGTCCGGAGATGTGGGCGCCGCAGCGGGAAGCGTTCGAAGCGCAAGGCTTCCGCGTCGTCGCGCCGGATTTGCGGCTCGAGACGTCGCCCGCCACGATGGACGAGATGGCCGACAAGGCGATCGCGGCGCTCGACGCGGCGGCCGGCGAAGCGGCGAAGGCAGTCGTCATCGGCTTTTCGATGGGCGGGTACGTCGCGTTCTCGCTGCTCGAGCGATACGGCGATCGAGTGGCCGGACTCGCGCTCGCGGATACGCGGGCGGAGGCCGACAGCGAGGAAGGGAAGGCGGGGCGGCGCGCGCTGGCGGCGAACGCGCTGGAGCAAGGACCGCAGGCGGCCGTCGACGCGATGCTGCATAAGCTGCTGTCGCCGAAGACGACCGATCGCCGCCCGGACGTCCGTCGCGAAGCCGAGCGCATCATGCTGTCCGCGTCGCCCGCCGCGATCGCGGCCGCCGCGCTCGGCATGGCCGCGCGGCAGGATCGGACGGCCTCGCTCGGCGGCATTCGCGTCCCGACGCTCGTCATCGTCGGCGAGGACGACGCGATCACGCCGCCCGACGTCGCCGAGAAGATGGCGGGCGCGATCCCCGGCGCGGCGCTCCGCGTCGTCCCGGAGGCGGGTCATCTGTCCAATCTCGAGCGCCCCGAGCTGTTCAACGAGGCACTCTCCGCATGGCTCTCGAAACTTTAG
- a CDS encoding AAA family ATPase, whose protein sequence is MRLSGNGMLWDRPQALLESVVRQIERIVVGKRETIEHLLVALLCGGHALLEDVPGVGKTLLAKTAAKTLGCTFGRIQCTPDVLPSDITGVSVYRRSTETFEFRPGPIMANVVLADELNRTTPKTQSALLEAMEERHVTVDGETHPLPEPFMVIATQNPNGFEGAYPLPEAQLDRFLLKLRLGYPTAAEEAALLSRPSSESASSRALLLVEELRELQRAAAAVHVDEPVKLYIVSLVQATRTCAELSLGASPRASLGLYRAAQALALLRGRTYVVPDDVRELAMPVLAHRLAVRPEASYAGHAAESVMARLLATTPVPSAPVASKAGGAG, encoded by the coding sequence ATGCGATTGTCCGGGAACGGCATGTTATGGGATCGCCCGCAGGCGCTGCTAGAAAGCGTCGTGCGTCAAATCGAGAGAATCGTCGTCGGCAAGCGAGAGACGATAGAGCACTTATTGGTAGCTTTGTTATGCGGAGGTCATGCGCTGCTGGAGGACGTGCCGGGCGTCGGGAAGACGCTGCTGGCGAAGACGGCGGCGAAGACGCTCGGCTGTACGTTCGGGCGTATCCAATGCACGCCGGACGTGCTGCCCTCGGACATTACCGGCGTGTCGGTGTACCGCCGATCGACGGAGACGTTCGAGTTCCGCCCGGGGCCGATCATGGCCAACGTCGTGCTGGCGGACGAATTGAACCGCACGACGCCGAAGACGCAGTCGGCGCTTTTGGAAGCGATGGAAGAGCGTCACGTGACGGTGGACGGCGAGACGCATCCGCTGCCGGAGCCGTTCATGGTCATCGCCACGCAAAATCCGAACGGCTTCGAAGGAGCGTACCCGCTGCCGGAAGCGCAGCTGGACCGCTTCCTGCTGAAGCTGCGCCTCGGCTACCCGACGGCGGCGGAGGAAGCCGCGCTGCTGTCGCGTCCCTCCTCCGAGTCGGCGTCGTCGCGGGCGCTCTTGCTGGTCGAGGAGCTTCGCGAGCTGCAGCGCGCGGCGGCGGCCGTCCATGTCGACGAGCCGGTGAAGCTATACATCGTGTCGCTCGTGCAGGCGACGCGGACGTGCGCGGAGCTGTCGCTCGGCGCGAGTCCCCGCGCGTCGCTGGGCTTGTACCGCGCGGCGCAGGCGCTTGCGCTGCTGCGCGGGCGGACGTACGTCGTCCCGGACGACGTGCGCGAGCTCGCGATGCCGGTACTGGCGCATCGACTCGCCGTGCGCCCGGAAGCGAGCTACGCCGGGCATGCGGCCGAGAGCGTCATGGCGCGGCTGCTGGCGACGACGCCGGTGCCGTCGGCCCCGGTCGCCTCGAAGGCGGGGGGTGCGGGCTAA
- a CDS encoding DUF4129 domain-containing transglutaminase family protein, translating to MTTVGSPFLRNLFVTVLLFGLFSEWLRPLASMAEATDMYRLLPFLGALAFYMAIDAGRLHGAIGWPLKLVFTALWIGYWFQPEALSSGRWLLDFPALVLEDASGLLSGVWLVSPETRTLLFLAGWAALAYAVQRIVTERGQALWFVGSTLLFLVLLQLWPGLDTTGGILRSAAFGLLLLTTQHGTKWERLLGNRFAESRGAALSRIAAGALCAAIALGSGYGLSAREPAAVEPVSLERWADWARSAATSRGEGTFASALPAATGYGVDDSRLGRAVSPDDALAFTATTELATYWRGESKDVYTGRGWRSSALGETAATFRAAEAPEGAVVISQQVDVLSRALERNVFAGGQVLRFPELTDDDGARLSDIHLRYDAEDGSYFVGTNAVRLGSYRMETALAASDPSALVADGSPETDISSARYLQLPGSLPQRVRDLARDIVRDVPAHPYLQAVAVQSYLQEHYRYTLETDVPPEGADFVDHFLFDAEEGYCNHFSTAMVVLLRSIGVEARWVKGFAPGTPDPDRPGTYAVRQSDAHSWVEVRFADAGWVPFEATPPASAEGVEAGFAGLGAEPANMLLPQGTVLAAAAAAATATASATASAGDEAETGGGAASAEAWLASARERLRGGLDAAAAAFDAAARRVPREWAAPLGWALAGGATAAAALGAAFALARLVRGAAPGYAAFPAPPQRRRLDRLWRRLYRRHGPRTPEETLRDYAARLPAETPEARAALLELVRRDEAIRYGGGSGRPVSRRWVKDVWRTIAKRAK from the coding sequence ATGACGACGGTCGGTTCTCCGTTCCTTCGTAATTTGTTCGTTACCGTGCTGCTGTTCGGCTTGTTCTCCGAATGGCTGCGTCCGCTCGCCTCGATGGCGGAGGCGACGGACATGTATCGGCTGCTTCCGTTCCTTGGGGCGCTCGCGTTTTATATGGCGATCGACGCGGGACGCCTTCACGGCGCGATCGGCTGGCCACTGAAGCTGGTCTTTACGGCGCTGTGGATCGGATATTGGTTCCAGCCCGAGGCGCTTTCTTCCGGCCGATGGCTGCTTGATTTTCCGGCGCTCGTCTTGGAGGATGCGAGCGGCTTGCTGTCCGGCGTCTGGCTCGTCAGCCCGGAGACGCGAACGCTGCTGTTCCTCGCCGGCTGGGCGGCGCTCGCGTACGCGGTGCAGCGCATCGTGACGGAGCGCGGCCAGGCGTTATGGTTCGTCGGGTCGACGCTGCTGTTCCTCGTCCTGCTTCAGCTGTGGCCGGGGCTCGATACGACCGGCGGCATCTTGCGGTCGGCCGCGTTCGGGCTGCTGCTGCTCACGACGCAGCACGGGACGAAGTGGGAGCGGCTGCTGGGGAATCGCTTCGCGGAAAGCCGTGGGGCGGCGCTCTCCCGCATCGCCGCCGGCGCCTTATGCGCCGCGATCGCGCTCGGCTCGGGTTACGGCTTGTCCGCGCGGGAGCCCGCGGCGGTCGAGCCGGTGTCGCTCGAGCGATGGGCCGACTGGGCGCGGAGCGCGGCGACGTCGCGGGGGGAGGGGACCTTCGCCTCCGCCCTCCCGGCGGCGACCGGGTACGGCGTCGACGACAGCCGGCTCGGCCGGGCGGTGTCGCCGGACGACGCGCTCGCCTTCACGGCGACGACGGAGCTCGCGACGTATTGGCGGGGCGAGAGCAAGGACGTCTACACCGGCCGAGGCTGGCGGAGCAGCGCGCTCGGCGAGACGGCCGCGACGTTCCGCGCCGCAGAAGCCCCCGAGGGGGCCGTCGTCATATCGCAGCAGGTGGACGTGCTGTCGCGCGCCTTGGAGCGCAACGTCTTCGCCGGCGGTCAGGTGCTGCGCTTCCCGGAGCTGACGGACGACGACGGCGCGAGGCTGTCCGACATTCACCTGCGGTACGACGCGGAAGACGGCTCGTATTTCGTCGGGACGAACGCGGTGCGGCTAGGCTCGTACCGGATGGAGACGGCGCTCGCGGCGAGCGATCCGTCGGCGCTCGTCGCGGACGGTTCGCCGGAGACGGACATATCCTCGGCGCGATATTTGCAGCTGCCGGGTTCGCTGCCGCAGCGGGTGCGCGACTTGGCCCGCGACATCGTGCGGGACGTGCCGGCGCATCCGTACTTGCAGGCGGTCGCCGTACAGTCGTATTTGCAGGAGCATTACCGCTACACGTTGGAGACGGACGTGCCGCCGGAAGGGGCCGACTTCGTCGATCATTTCCTGTTCGACGCGGAGGAGGGGTATTGCAACCATTTCTCGACGGCGATGGTCGTGCTGCTCCGTTCGATCGGCGTCGAGGCGCGATGGGTGAAAGGCTTCGCGCCGGGCACGCCGGATCCGGACCGGCCGGGCACGTACGCGGTGCGGCAATCCGACGCCCACTCCTGGGTCGAGGTGCGGTTCGCGGACGCGGGCTGGGTGCCGTTCGAAGCGACGCCGCCGGCGTCCGCAGAAGGCGTCGAAGCCGGCTTCGCGGGGCTCGGCGCGGAGCCGGCCAACATGCTGCTGCCGCAGGGCACCGTGCTCGCGGCGGCCGCGGCGGCGGCGACGGCGACCGCATCGGCTACGGCATCGGCCGGGGACGAAGCCGAAACGGGCGGGGGGGCCGCCTCCGCCGAGGCGTGGCTCGCGTCCGCGCGGGAGCGGCTGCGCGGCGGCCTCGACGCGGCGGCAGCCGCCTTCGACGCCGCGGCGCGGCGCGTGCCGCGCGAATGGGCGGCGCCGCTCGGCTGGGCGCTCGCCGGCGGCGCGACCGCCGCCGCGGCGCTCGGCGCGGCCTTCGCGCTGGCGCGGCTCGTCCGCGGCGCGGCGCCCGGCTACGCGGCGTTCCCCGCGCCGCCGCAGCGCCGCCGGCTCGACCGGCTGTGGCGCCGCCTCTATCGGCGCCACGGCCCCAGAACGCCGGAGGAGACGCTGCGCGACTATGCGGCGCGGCTGCCGGCGGAGACGCCGGAGGCGCGGGCGGCGCTGCTCGAGCTCGTCCGCCGCGACGAGGCGATCCGCTACGGCGGCGGCTCGGGACGGCCGGTGTCGCGGCGCTGGGTGAAGGACGTCTGGCGAACGATCGCGAAGCGAGCCAAATAA
- the guaA gene encoding glutamine-hydrolyzing GMP synthase, producing the protein MNKPNEIVVVLDFGGQYNQLIARRIRDLGVYSELLPYNTSAEKIRELAPKGIVFSGGPASVYGENSPLVDPAVYDLGVPILGICYGMQMMSHQLQGKVEAAGKREYGKAMVRFAPDCVLTSGLTGEQQVWMSHSDLVIEAPAGFAIDASTEHAPIAAMSHRERNLYAVQFHPEVRHTTYGNDMIKNFLFEVCGCEGEWSMTTFIEDAIRDIREQVGDKKVLCALSGGVDSSVVAILIHKAIGDRLTCMFIDHGLLRKGEAESVMETFVGKFDMKVVKIDARDRFLGKLAGVDDPEQKRKIIGNEFIYVFQEESAKFDDFEFLAQGTLYTDIVESGTATAQTIKSHHNVGGLPKDIKFKLVEPLKALFKDEVRKVGEECGLPAEIVWRQPFPGPGLAIRVLGEVTEDKLEIVRESDAILREEIAKAGLDREIWQYFTALPNMKSVGVMGDARTYSYTVGIRAVTSIDGMTADWARIPWDVLENISTRIVNEVNNVNRVVYDITSKPPATIEWE; encoded by the coding sequence ATGAACAAACCGAACGAAATCGTCGTCGTCCTCGACTTCGGCGGGCAGTACAACCAATTGATCGCCCGACGCATTCGGGACCTCGGCGTGTACAGCGAATTGCTGCCGTATAACACGAGCGCCGAGAAAATCCGCGAGCTCGCGCCGAAAGGCATCGTCTTCTCCGGAGGTCCGGCAAGCGTCTACGGCGAAAACTCGCCGCTCGTCGATCCGGCCGTCTACGACCTCGGCGTGCCGATCCTCGGCATCTGCTACGGCATGCAAATGATGAGCCATCAGCTGCAAGGCAAAGTCGAAGCCGCGGGCAAGCGCGAATACGGCAAGGCGATGGTTCGCTTCGCGCCGGACTGCGTCCTGACGTCGGGGCTTACCGGCGAGCAGCAGGTATGGATGAGCCACAGCGACCTCGTCATCGAGGCGCCGGCGGGCTTCGCGATCGACGCCAGCACCGAGCATGCGCCGATCGCCGCGATGAGCCATCGCGAACGGAATTTGTACGCGGTGCAGTTCCATCCGGAAGTGCGCCACACGACGTACGGCAACGACATGATCAAGAACTTCCTGTTCGAGGTATGCGGCTGCGAAGGCGAATGGAGCATGACGACGTTCATCGAAGACGCGATTCGCGACATCCGCGAGCAAGTCGGCGACAAGAAGGTGCTGTGCGCCCTGTCCGGCGGCGTCGACTCGTCCGTCGTCGCGATTCTCATTCACAAGGCGATCGGCGACCGCTTGACGTGTATGTTCATCGACCACGGCCTCTTGCGCAAGGGCGAAGCCGAAAGCGTCATGGAGACGTTCGTCGGCAAGTTCGACATGAAGGTCGTCAAGATCGACGCGCGCGACCGGTTCCTCGGCAAGCTCGCGGGCGTGGACGATCCGGAGCAAAAGCGCAAGATCATCGGCAACGAGTTCATCTACGTTTTCCAGGAAGAGTCCGCGAAGTTCGACGACTTCGAATTCCTGGCGCAGGGCACGCTCTACACCGATATCGTGGAGAGCGGCACGGCGACGGCGCAGACGATCAAGTCGCATCATAACGTCGGCGGTCTGCCGAAGGACATCAAGTTCAAGCTCGTCGAGCCGCTGAAGGCGCTGTTCAAGGACGAGGTGCGCAAGGTGGGCGAAGAGTGCGGCCTGCCGGCGGAAATCGTATGGCGCCAGCCGTTCCCGGGTCCGGGTCTCGCGATCCGCGTGCTCGGCGAGGTGACGGAGGACAAGCTCGAGATCGTGCGCGAATCCGACGCCATTCTGCGCGAGGAAATCGCGAAGGCCGGCCTCGACCGCGAAATCTGGCAATACTTCACCGCGCTGCCGAACATGAAGAGCGTCGGCGTCATGGGCGACGCCCGGACGTACTCGTATACGGTCGGCATCCGCGCCGTCACGTCGATCGACGGCATGACCGCCGACTGGGCGCGCATTCCGTGGGACGTGCTCGAGAACATCTCGACGCGCATCGTGAACGAAGTGAACAACGTCAACCGGGTCGTCTACGACATTACGTCGAAGCCGCCGGCGACGATCGAGTGGGAATAA
- a CDS encoding Hpt domain-containing protein: protein MSEERYRRILESTKSLFLEELRVKSADIADTIERWRLGSVADDRLVDHLYRQTHTLKGVALTVGFADVHDIADAVSEFKHRHEESPLPKEELDRLAERAMKLEIYR, encoded by the coding sequence ATGAGCGAAGAACGATACCGACGAATCCTGGAAAGCACCAAGTCGTTGTTCCTGGAAGAACTGCGAGTCAAGAGCGCGGATATCGCGGATACGATCGAACGATGGCGCCTCGGATCGGTCGCGGACGACCGATTGGTGGACCATCTCTATCGCCAGACGCATACGCTGAAGGGCGTGGCGCTCACGGTCGGCTTCGCCGACGTGCACGACATCGCCGACGCGGTCAGCGAATTCAAACATCGTCACGAGGAGAGCCCGCTTCCGAAGGAAGAGCTGGACCGTCTCGCCGAACGAGCGATGAAGCTCGAAATCTATCGGTGA
- a CDS encoding winged helix-turn-helix transcriptional regulator produces MLNRDCISSPSVESAFELLGKRWTGLILQALLNGQRRFKEVAESVPGVSDRMLSERFKELEEAGIVRRIVYPETPVRIEYTLTERGAALRPVIEHLREWALVHGVAEGKAKASPC; encoded by the coding sequence ATGCTAAACCGGGACTGCATTTCGTCCCCAAGCGTAGAGTCAGCGTTTGAGCTGTTGGGCAAGCGGTGGACGGGGCTCATCCTGCAGGCGCTGTTGAACGGGCAGCGTCGGTTCAAGGAAGTGGCCGAGAGCGTCCCCGGCGTGAGCGACCGGATGTTGTCCGAGCGGTTCAAGGAGCTTGAAGAAGCGGGCATCGTCCGCCGGATCGTCTACCCGGAGACGCCCGTCCGCATCGAATACACGCTGACGGAACGGGGCGCCGCGCTGCGTCCTGTCATCGAGCATCTTCGCGAATGGGCGCTCGTCCACGGCGTGGCGGAGGGGAAGGCGAAGGCATCGCCGTGTTGA
- a CDS encoding response regulator, producing the protein MGKRIAIIDDSSAFRLLVASLLDIDGFEVAPFPDAESFLSKSVKPEEFDLYLVDINLPGMNGLDMLSTLKTDARTASIPVLLLTGDATKARVKQAAGIGVAGYIAKPIDPESFVERVRIVLELG; encoded by the coding sequence GTGGGAAAAAGAATCGCTATTATCGACGACTCCAGCGCGTTCCGACTGTTGGTCGCTTCGCTGCTGGACATCGACGGCTTCGAGGTCGCCCCGTTCCCGGATGCGGAATCGTTCTTGTCGAAGTCCGTAAAACCCGAAGAATTCGATTTGTACTTGGTCGACATCAACCTGCCGGGCATGAACGGCTTGGACATGCTCTCGACGCTGAAGACCGACGCGCGGACCGCCTCGATTCCGGTGCTGCTGCTGACCGGCGACGCCACGAAGGCGCGCGTGAAGCAGGCGGCCGGCATCGGCGTCGCCGGTTACATCGCCAAGCCGATCGACCCGGAATCGTTCGTCGAGCGCGTGCGCATCGTCTTGGAGCTCGGGTAG
- a CDS encoding methyl-accepting chemotaxis protein codes for MSLRTLQAKIAAVLVVFMVVPLAAVGAYFFYSLDRDLGSVEEEQLKSFSASGVELLRQMGEDALNVAKSYTYWEEFRAAAEANDMPWIEENVLSVTDVVSTVHFAALADPDGNAIGTAGDAGEFGSSFDPAVMEKFRSTPDFHGLMVVGGRLAVVVVSGVTNEEATKAPTGALVFGRYVDEAVVAQLGKVLHADVSAVGGEGAPAEGFRIVSSDEGRVGEAVVALDGWNGERVGSLTVAAPLKASERALANARLTIALVGGAIVIAAVVLLLWLRFNIVRPVQRIAGALGAVAEGDLSAATDAKDRTRPDEIGVLTMSYETMRESFGRVVGDVRALSGRLSESASETAALADTSKADGERMSASVSELADGARLRQASAADSAQSMQEMAVGIGRIASSAASVTETAHDANDLAASGGALMEAAIVQMREMQRSMEASVAAAEAQRDSANRVAEVLELISSVSKQTNLLALNASIEAARAGEAGRGFAVVAGEVRKLAEQSGEATARVAGLLDAVREGAAQTATSLQRAALEVGDGARKLDDAYERFGDIRGAMASVGGQVEDVSAVAQQLAAGSEQVSASVEEMSAFSAEAAERAGELSGYASEQYARMDRLAGSMRQLEEASRTLYRLVEPMKTK; via the coding sequence ATGTCGTTGAGAACGTTGCAGGCGAAAATCGCCGCGGTGCTGGTCGTCTTTATGGTCGTGCCGTTGGCGGCTGTGGGGGCTTATTTTTTCTATAGCTTGGATCGGGATCTAGGCAGCGTCGAGGAGGAGCAGCTGAAGAGCTTCAGCGCGTCGGGCGTCGAGCTGCTCCGACAGATGGGGGAAGACGCGCTGAACGTCGCGAAATCGTATACGTATTGGGAGGAGTTCCGGGCGGCCGCCGAGGCGAACGATATGCCGTGGATCGAAGAAAACGTGCTTTCGGTGACGGACGTCGTCTCTACCGTGCATTTCGCCGCGCTTGCGGATCCCGACGGGAACGCGATCGGAACGGCGGGAGATGCGGGCGAGTTCGGCTCGTCGTTCGATCCCGCGGTGATGGAGAAGTTCCGGTCGACGCCGGACTTCCACGGGCTCATGGTCGTCGGCGGCCGGCTCGCGGTCGTCGTCGTCTCCGGCGTGACGAACGAGGAAGCGACGAAGGCACCGACCGGCGCGCTCGTCTTCGGCCGGTACGTCGACGAGGCGGTCGTCGCGCAGCTCGGGAAGGTGCTGCATGCCGACGTCTCGGCCGTCGGCGGCGAAGGCGCTCCGGCGGAAGGGTTTCGGATCGTCTCCTCGGATGAAGGGCGCGTCGGGGAGGCGGTCGTCGCGTTGGACGGTTGGAACGGGGAACGCGTCGGCTCGCTGACGGTCGCCGCTCCGCTCAAGGCGTCGGAGCGGGCGCTCGCGAACGCGAGGCTGACGATCGCCCTCGTCGGCGGCGCGATCGTTATCGCGGCCGTCGTGCTGCTCCTGTGGCTGCGATTCAACATCGTGCGTCCGGTACAGCGCATCGCCGGCGCGCTCGGCGCCGTCGCTGAAGGCGATCTGAGCGCGGCGACGGATGCGAAGGATCGGACGCGGCCCGACGAGATCGGAGTGCTTACGATGTCCTACGAGACGATGCGCGAGAGCTTCGGCCGCGTCGTCGGCGACGTGCGCGCGCTGTCCGGCCGGCTGAGCGAATCCGCCTCGGAGACGGCGGCGCTCGCCGATACGTCCAAGGCGGACGGGGAGCGGATGAGCGCCTCCGTCTCGGAGCTGGCGGACGGGGCGCGTCTGCGGCAGGCGAGCGCCGCGGACAGCGCGCAGTCGATGCAGGAGATGGCCGTCGGCATCGGCCGCATCGCGTCGTCGGCCGCTTCGGTGACGGAGACGGCGCATGATGCCAACGATCTGGCCGCCAGCGGCGGCGCGCTCATGGAAGCGGCGATCGTCCAGATGCGGGAGATGCAGCGCTCGATGGAGGCGTCCGTCGCCGCGGCCGAAGCGCAGCGCGATTCGGCGAACCGCGTGGCCGAGGTGCTCGAGCTGATCTCGTCCGTCTCGAAGCAGACGAACCTGCTGGCGCTGAACGCGTCGATCGAGGCGGCCCGCGCGGGTGAGGCCGGGCGCGGCTTCGCCGTCGTCGCCGGCGAAGTGCGCAAGCTCGCCGAGCAGTCCGGCGAAGCGACCGCCCGCGTCGCGGGGCTGCTCGACGCGGTGCGCGAGGGCGCCGCGCAGACGGCGACTTCGCTGCAGCGGGCGGCGCTCGAGGTCGGCGACGGCGCGCGGAAGCTCGACGACGCGTACGAGCGCTTCGGCGACATTCGCGGCGCGATGGCGTCCGTCGGCGGCCAGGTCGAGGACGTGTCCGCCGTCGCGCAGCAGCTCGCCGCGGGCTCGGAGCAGGTGAGCGCCTCCGTGGAGGAGATGTCGGCGTTCTCCGCCGAAGCCGCGGAGCGGGCCGGCGAGCTGAGCGGCTACGCTTCCGAGCAGTACGCGCGGATGGACCGGCTCGCCGGCTCCATGCGGCAGCTCGAGGAGGCGTCGCGGACGCTGTATCGGTTGGTCGAGCCGATGAAGACGAAGTAG
- a CDS encoding TetR/AcrR family transcriptional regulator: MARRIVEQELSRERILDAARELFVSEGYRSVSMRKIAGKLGYSHGSIYYYFQDKAELFYALVVEDFNALIARQTSLLFRLQQRDVHALKQLMLEFVRFGLDNPHHYEIMFLIRDPELKRYSRTEQAENMNLFASIIQECLNGHPDREKLQFTLPWNLFMALHGLITYAIQFELTYDEVLPLATQHVDLLCSAFELGGLSYAKPGLHFVPKRRVSV, from the coding sequence CTAGAAGGATCGTTGAGCAAGAACTTAGCCGGGAGCGTATATTGGACGCGGCCCGAGAGCTGTTTGTCAGCGAAGGATATCGGTCGGTGTCGATGCGCAAGATCGCGGGGAAGCTCGGCTACAGTCACGGATCGATTTACTATTATTTCCAAGACAAGGCGGAATTGTTTTATGCGCTCGTCGTGGAAGATTTCAATGCGCTCATCGCGCGGCAGACGTCTTTGTTGTTCCGGCTGCAGCAGCGCGACGTTCATGCGCTCAAGCAGCTCATGCTGGAATTCGTGCGATTCGGGTTGGACAATCCGCATCATTACGAAATCATGTTCTTGATTCGCGATCCGGAGCTGAAGCGTTATTCCCGCACGGAACAGGCGGAGAACATGAATTTGTTCGCCTCCATTATCCAGGAATGCTTGAACGGCCATCCCGACCGGGAGAAGCTGCAGTTCACGCTGCCGTGGAACTTGTTCATGGCGCTGCACGGACTCATTACGTACGCGATCCAGTTCGAGCTGACGTACGACGAGGTGCTCCCGCTCGCGACGCAGCATGTCGATTTGCTTTGCAGCGCATTCGAGCTAGGAGGGCTGTCCTATGCTAAACCGGGACTGCATTTCGTCCCCAAGCGTAGAGTCAGCGTTTGA